From the Candidatus Neomarinimicrobiota bacterium genome, one window contains:
- a CDS encoding PorV/PorQ family protein — MKGKFVNILSAGILILLLSQSIAFAGGRARAGTSAGAQLLIPVGVRGIAIGGSNVASIGGIEAMFWNPAGMAVNNNKTTALFSRMSYIADMDMSYGAIMTNVAGVGTFGFSLKSLDVGDIAVTTENNPDGTGEIESPSFFILGVSFARNLSDRVSVGLNTKVINETFANVGATGFAVDIGVQYSGLGGVEGLTLGVVMKNFGTPMSYSGSGLLTRAEADDFSRPSSLFGIQTQSDELPSTLELGTSYTLRSGENNTLNLSATFVNDNFQSDFGRIGAEYVMNDMISLRGGFQTNISEIDVESGDSNKDIFGLTLGAGLEIESGGLDLTLGYAFRDVDVFDANHVFSLEIGF; from the coding sequence ATGAAGGGTAAATTTGTAAATATTTTATCAGCTGGAATTCTGATACTGCTGCTGTCTCAATCGATAGCGTTTGCAGGCGGCAGAGCCAGGGCTGGAACATCAGCTGGCGCTCAGCTCTTGATTCCGGTGGGAGTACGTGGAATCGCAATAGGCGGTTCAAACGTCGCGAGCATTGGCGGAATAGAAGCGATGTTCTGGAATCCGGCCGGTATGGCAGTCAACAACAATAAGACAACCGCGCTCTTCTCACGAATGTCATATATTGCTGATATGGACATGAGTTATGGCGCTATCATGACCAATGTAGCCGGCGTAGGTACGTTTGGATTTAGCCTAAAAAGTCTTGATGTTGGAGATATTGCCGTTACAACCGAAAATAATCCTGATGGTACAGGCGAGATTGAATCTCCCAGTTTCTTTATTTTGGGAGTATCTTTCGCGCGTAATCTTAGTGACCGGGTATCAGTTGGTCTGAATACAAAAGTAATTAACGAAACATTTGCTAATGTAGGAGCTACCGGTTTTGCAGTGGACATCGGTGTTCAATACAGCGGATTAGGCGGTGTTGAAGGCTTGACATTAGGCGTAGTAATGAAGAATTTTGGTACGCCGATGAGCTATTCGGGATCAGGGCTTTTGACAAGAGCGGAGGCTGACGATTTTTCTCGACCAAGTTCTTTATTCGGGATTCAAACACAATCAGATGAATTGCCTTCTACACTTGAATTAGGCACTTCTTATACTCTGCGATCAGGTGAAAATAATACACTGAATTTATCGGCTACTTTTGTTAACGATAACTTCCAATCTGACTTTGGTAGGATTGGCGCAGAATATGTAATGAATGATATGATATCGCTTAGAGGTGGTTTTCAAACAAACATTAGCGAGATCGACGTCGAAAGTGGAGACTCAAATAAAGACATTTTTGGATTAACACTCGGCGCAGGATTGGAGATCGAATCCGGTGGTCTTGATTTGACACTTGGTTATGCATTCAGAGACGTTGATGTTTTTGATGCCAACCATGTGTTCTCATTGGAAATTGGTTTCTAA